Proteins co-encoded in one Equus przewalskii isolate Varuska chromosome 27, EquPr2, whole genome shotgun sequence genomic window:
- the C27H21orf58 gene encoding uncharacterized protein C21orf58 homolog isoform X2, with the protein MLDSSVADQMTRLTLKLLEKKLEQERENVEGDSEDAHLMPGNRDKLDAPLQSALRRRKDLLRKLWEHHLLEELSRAQAWSERAPGSGIPQEVPPRGIYPAASPPPLALEPPRIIQHSVPQPPATIIQQLPQQPLITQIAPPQAFPTQRSGSIKEDMVELMLMQNAQMHQIIMQNLMLKALPPSALTASGGPQAASLHPTPQVGIRRHPNHTGSRPVTPTISSDKQQGPCSPTGRSRGPWMLDSEDHEEMQGFHQERRLRSHRRKIDGFSHIKS; encoded by the exons ATGCTGGACTCCTCAGTGGCAGATCAGATGACTCGATTGACACTGAAACTCTTGGAGAAG AAACTGGAGCAAGAGCGTGAGAATGTGGAAGGGGATTCTGAGGATGCCCACCTCATGCCAG GAAACAGGGACAAGCTGGACGCACCCCTGCAGAGTGCTCTGCGGAGGAGGAAGGACCTTCTTCGGAAACTCTGG GAACATCACCTCCTGGAAGAGCTCTCTCGTGCTCAGGCCTGGAGCGAGCGAGCCCCTGGGTCAGGGATCCCCCAGGAAGTGCCCCCCAGGGGCATCTACCCTgcagcctccccacctccactggcCCTGGAGCCGCCACGGATCATCCAACACTCA gtcccccagcctcctgccactATCATTCAGCAGCTGCCTCAGCAGCCACTCATCACACAGAttgccccaccccaggccttccCCACTCAAAGGTCAGGAAGTATTAAGGAAG ACATGGTGGAACTGATGCTGATGCAGAACGCACAAATGCACCAGATCATCATGCAAAACTTGATGCTCAAAGCCCTACCCCCATCAGCGCTCACGGCCTCTGGAGGACCACAGGCTGcctccctgcaccccaccccacag GTTGGCATCCGACGGCATCCCAACCACACAGGCTCCAGGCCTGTGACCCCCACGATCAGCTCTGACAAGCAGCAGGGTCCTTGTTCTCCCACCGGGCGCAGTCGGGGTCCCTGGATGCTGGACTCTGAGGATCATGAGGAAATGCAGGGCTTTCATCAGGAAAGACGGCTCAGGAGCCATAGGAGAAAGATTGATGGATTTAGTCACATAAAATCTTAA
- the C27H21orf58 gene encoding uncharacterized protein C21orf58 homolog isoform X1: protein MLDSSVADQMTRLTLKLLEKKLEQERENVEGDSEDAHLMPGNRDKLDAPLQSALRRRKDLLRKLWEHHLLEELSRAQAWSERAPGSGIPQEVPPRGIYPAASPPPLALEPPRIIQHSVPQPPATIIQQLPQQPLITQIAPPQAFPTQRSGSIKEDMVELMLMQNAQMHQIIMQNLMLKALPPSALTASGGPQAASLHPTPQELQQVHPAILRAERQKPPSVHHHHHYTPPAPLQAIPVPGSPVGYSLWPPVVSATALPPTAGFLPTVHHVAPPAAALSVLASDGIPTTQAPGL from the exons ATGCTGGACTCCTCAGTGGCAGATCAGATGACTCGATTGACACTGAAACTCTTGGAGAAG AAACTGGAGCAAGAGCGTGAGAATGTGGAAGGGGATTCTGAGGATGCCCACCTCATGCCAG GAAACAGGGACAAGCTGGACGCACCCCTGCAGAGTGCTCTGCGGAGGAGGAAGGACCTTCTTCGGAAACTCTGG GAACATCACCTCCTGGAAGAGCTCTCTCGTGCTCAGGCCTGGAGCGAGCGAGCCCCTGGGTCAGGGATCCCCCAGGAAGTGCCCCCCAGGGGCATCTACCCTgcagcctccccacctccactggcCCTGGAGCCGCCACGGATCATCCAACACTCA gtcccccagcctcctgccactATCATTCAGCAGCTGCCTCAGCAGCCACTCATCACACAGAttgccccaccccaggccttccCCACTCAAAGGTCAGGAAGTATTAAGGAAG ACATGGTGGAACTGATGCTGATGCAGAACGCACAAATGCACCAGATCATCATGCAAAACTTGATGCTCAAAGCCCTACCCCCATCAGCGCTCACGGCCTCTGGAGGACCACAGGCTGcctccctgcaccccaccccacag GAACTGCAGCAGGTTCACCCCGCCATCTTGCGAGCTGAGAGGCAGAAGCCACCCTCTgtgcatcaccaccaccactacacACCCCCAGCCCCGCTGCAGGCCATCCCTGTACCTGGTTCCCCAGTGGGTTATTCCCTGTGGCCCCCTGTGGTCTCAGCCACCGCCCTCCCACCTACAGCCGGCTTCCTGCCCACCGTGCACCACGTGGCCCCCCCAGCGGCCGCTCTTAGCGT GTTGGCATCCGACGGCATCCCAACCACACAGGCTCCAGGCCTGTGA